From the Kwoniella pini CBS 10737 chromosome 8, complete sequence genome, one window contains:
- a CDS encoding 40S ribosomal protein eS7 yields MSAANKILRTANAPSTPPTEIEQQIAQAFVDLEANVPELKSELRQLQFSQAKEVDVKGGKKAVVIFVPVPMAKAFHKVQQRLTRELEKKLSDKYIVFLSQRKVLPKPSRNASAAKGQKRPRSRTLTAVHEKLLEELVWPSEIVGKRTRVAQDGGKLIRVFLDSKDQNNLEYKLDTFSSVYRALAGKDVHFEFPVQAAE; encoded by the exons ATGTCCGCAGCCAACAAAATCTTGCGAACAGCCAACGCTCCCTCAACCCCTCCTACGGAGATTGAGCAACAAATTGCTCAAGCTTTCGTCGACCTTGAGGCCAACGTCCCAGAGCTCAAATCCGAGCTTAGACAACTTCAATTCTCTCAAGCTAAAGAGGTTGATGTAAAAGGTGGAAAGAAGGCCGTTGTTATCTTCGTCCCAGTCCCCATGGCTAAGGCTTTCCACAAAGTCCAACAAAG ACTTACCCGAGAGCTCGAGAAAAAGCTCTCCGACAAATACATCGTCTTCCTCTCCCAACGAAAAGTTCTCCCTAAACCTTCCCGAAACGCCTCTGCCGCCAAAGGCCAAAAGAGACCTAGATCCCGAACTCTTACTGCTGTCCACGAGAAACTCCTCGAAGAACTCGTATGGCCAAGTGAGATCGTTGGTAAGAGAACCAGAGTTGCTCAAGATGGTGGTAAATTGATCCGAGT ATTCCTCGACTCAAAAGACCAAAATAACCTTGAATACAAACTCGACACCTTCTCCTCCGTCTACCGAGCCCTTGCCGGTAAGGACGTCCACTTCGA ATTCCCCGTACAAGCTGCTGAGTAG